The following is a genomic window from Candidatus Omnitrophota bacterium.
CGTTGTTGCCGGTATTTATGCGCAAGGGAGCGGCCGCATTATTAGTGTCGTTTTTTTCCCTCTTGATCTTTGCAGATATCCTCTACAGGCGTTATTTTGGCATACCTGTTCCGTTTTGGTCGCTGGCAGAAGCACATCAGCTGATAGAATGGCGTGAGAGCGTATATGGCATTGTATCTTTGAGGGATATGGTGCTGCTATTTTTTCCCCTGGGAATACTGCTTTTTGTCTTAGGTTACAAGAATTCCATAAGATTTCAGCGGCCGCTTGGGGGATTACGCATAATATGCCGGTATATCTTTATCTTTCTGGTCTTCCTGGCGATAGGCCTGCCGAGTATACGCCTATTATACAGTAATATGCATGATTACAGTAATAGGGACAGGGTCTGCCGCGAAGGCCTCTTCCTTCAGAGATGGGGAGTGTTGAACAACCATTTATTTGACCTTTTGCGGCTGATACGGGAAAGTTGCCTGCGCAGCAGGTTGAGTCCTGACGCGGAGCGGAAGTTACGGGCGTTTTTTGAGAAGCGGGCAGAAGGGGCAAAAGACGCAGGCACATTTGGCCTGGCCCGCGGCAAGAACTTGCTCTTGATACAGGTTGAGTCACTGGAGCAGTTTGTCATAGGTAAAAAGATCAACGGCCAGGAGGTCACCCCTTTCTTAAACCGGTTATCTGAGGAGGCGCTGTATTATCCCTATATATTTGACCAGACGGCCGACGGGACAAGTTCCGATGCCGATTTTTGCGTCTTGAACTCTCTGCATCCCCTCAACCGGGGGGCGGTTGTCTTTCGAAGGCCTTACAACCATTTCGTGGCCCTACCGCGTCTTCTTAAGGACGCCGGCTATACAACTTTCTCGGCGCAGGCCATCGTTCGGGATACCTGGAATATGGCCGTTGTGTATCCGCGTTACGGCATTGAGCATTCTCTGTTCCTGGAAGAAATGGGGGAGGGAGAACTGTTGGGAAGAAGGTTTGCCGACCATATATTTCTAAGCCGTATGGTCAGGGACCTGGAAAAACTGAGAAGGCCTTTTTTTGCCTTCCTGGCTACCATTATCTCCCATTACCCGTTCGATAATATACCCGATGAGTATAAGAGTTTAGACTTAGGGAAGATAGAAGGCACCATGCTCGGCGATTACCTGCATTGCATGTATTATGAAGATAAGTGCATAGGTCAGTTCCTGCGTGATTTAAAAAGCGCGGGATTGCTCAAGGATACTGTTGTAGTTATATACGGGGACCACAGGGCTCGTCTGCCTGTTAACGCGGACCTGCTTCAGTTCGCAGTGCCTGACGCAGAGGCGCTTTCGGAACAGATGTTAGAGGCGGGATTAAGCCGCGTTCCACTCTTTATCAGGATCCCCGGCGACAACCCAAAAGGCATAATGCCGGTTGTAGGGGGCCATGTAGATATCGCTCCGACGTTATTGCATTTGCTGGGCATTGAACGGCCCAGGTGTTTTATCGGTAATTCTCTGATCGGCACCGGCCCCAAGACGGCCGTTTTATCACAGCCATTGATGTCTAAGGTGTCGGACGGCCGCGTGCTGATGCCTAATAGAGGCAGATGCCTTGAATTTCCTTCCGGCAAGCCCTTATCGATAAGGGCTTGTGAGGATCTCAGCTTTAGCGCCAGAGAGGAATTAGATACCTCCAGGGCGGTTATCTTGCATGATCTGGCCAGGGAGATCAAAGGAGGCGGCGATTAGAAACATATTTAAGGCCATTCATATCGCGTACGAGGCACGTTATGTTCTTTTGGCGGCGCTGTCGTTTTGCCTGGCCTTCTGTTTGATATTTCCCGACCAGAGGTATATTTTTATCGCGGCCTGCGCATTGCTTTTATTGTTTTTCAGGGATCCCGCAAGGGACATCCCTGATGACCCTTTCGCCATAGTCGCTCCTGCCGACGGCAGGATCGCCGATATTGATATTGTCAGGGTGGAAGAGCTTGGGAAAGAATTCCTGCGTATAGGGATCTATCTTTCCATCTTTGATGTGCATGTCCAGCGCCTGCCTTATAACGGCGAGATCGAGAAGGTGGAATATAAAAAGGGCAGGTTTCATATCGCTTCCGGGCATAAGGCCGCGGTTCACAACGAATCCAACACCGTAGCGATAAAGACAGAGTGCGGGGCGATGCTGGTCAAGCAGATATGCGGGAGCATTGTAAGAAGGATTGTCTGCAATGTGGCACCCAGGAAGATGGTAACAAAAGGGGAGAGATTGGGCATGATTATGTTTGGTTCGCGCGTTGAGCTTTATATCTCTCCGCGGACAGAGTTGCTTGTGGGGGTTGGAGATAAAGTGGCGGCAGGCCAGACGTTTATGGGCAGGTGCATTGTTCCTTAAGGGCGCTTCGGGGATGGCTCGGCAGGGCCCGTTGCCTCTTAGTTCGATTATGCTTGACAAAAGGCATAAAACTCTTTAAAGTAGTCATATAATGTTATAGAATATTCGCGGGTTCAGAAGTAAGGTTGTTTTCTGAAGGTTTTGGATGGTCGGGCCGCCATCTTGCGCGTTAATGCGAGATGGCGGTTTTGTTTTTCGCGTAACATAATAACTTATAAGGAGGTTGTCCATGGAATGGCAAAATGTCCCTACCCCTGATGAAATAATAGACATAGGCAAAAAGAAGTTTTCTAATTACGGCGGATATGTCACCTGGATAGCATTAGCCCTGATAATTATCGCGGGGCTGAAAAGCGCGGTCTATTCCATAGGCCCGGATGAGGTGGGCGTGATCCAGAGGTTTGGTAAATATAGCGCCTTAAGTTCGCCCGGGCTGCACGCGAAGATCCCTTTTATTGACAGGGTGACCCCCATCAAGGTGGAGAAGATCTTTAAGGAAGAGTTTGGGATAAGGAGTATGGATAAAGGGCCAAGGGCAGGGCGTTATTATGGAGCAGACCTGGAAGAGTCCCTTATGCTTACGGGGGACTTAAACATACTTGATGTGCGCTGGATCGTGCAGTTTAAGATCAAAGACCCCATAAAGCTGCTCTTTATTGTGCGTGATCCCCTCAAGATCATAAGGGACGTTTCCGAGATAGTCATGCGCAGGTTTGTGGGAGATTACACTGTGGATGAGGTATTAACCATTAAAAGGGAAGAAATAGATCATCTGGCTCAAGTCGAGATGCAAAAGATCCTGGATGATTACCAGACGGGAGTGCAGGTCATCACGGTAAAGCTGCTGGATGTAAACCCTCCTGATAAGGTAAAGCCGGCTTTTAACGAAGTGAATGAGGCAAAGCAGGAAAAGGAAAAAATGATCAATCAGGCCTGGGAGGCATATAATAAAGCCATACCAAAGGCCAGGGGAGAAGCGGAGCGGACTATCCGCGAGGCGGAAGGATATTCCCTTGATAAGATAAACAGGGCCAAAGGCGAATCGGATAGATTCTTAATTACTTTAAGCGAATATCAAAAGGCTCCGGAGATCACCCGCAAGAGGTTGTATCTTGAGACGCTCGCCGAAGTTTTGCCCAAGGCAAAGGAAAAATATGTTATTGACCCAAGGCAATCTTCCATATTGCCGCTGTTAGATATCGGCAAGAAAGGAGGGACCAAGCAATGAAAGAAGGCAAATTAGGGACTATTGTGGGATTGGTTTTTTCACTGGCTATAATTGTTGTGTTCGCGTTCGCGAGCGGGGCGTTATTTATAGTGGATGAAACAAAACAAGTAGTGGTCACTCAGTTCGGCAAGCCGGTGGGAGAGCCGATAACATCCGCGGGCCTGCATTTTAAGACGCCTTTTATTCAACAGGCGCATTATTTTGAGAAGAGGCTTCTGGAATGGGACGGTGAGCCGAATCAGATACCCACAAAAGACAAAAAATATATATGGGTAGACACAATGGCGCGCTGGAAGATAGTGGACGCGTTGAAGTTCCTGCAGTCCGTAGGCAATGAGTTAAGCGCCGGCAGCCGCCTGAATGATATCATCAATTCAGCCACCAGAGACGCCGTTACGGGGAATCTTCTGGTTGAGGCGGTAAGGGACTCAAACCGCATATTGGAGAGCAAAGATCTCGGGGATGATGCCATTGTCAGCGAGGAGGCTTTGGAGCGCATTGAGACAGGAAGGCAAAAATTAACCCGCGCCATATTGGAGAAGGCAAAGGTCCTCGCTCCGCAATACGGGATCGAGATCATGGATGTGCGCGTAAAGCGCATAAATTATGTGGAGGAAGTGCGTAATAAGGTGTATGACAGGATGATCGCCGAGAGAAAACGCGCCGCCGAGAAATACCGTTCGGAAGGATTTGGAAAATCCGCCGAGATCGAAGGCCAGACCGGTAAAGAGTTGAAATTGATCACCTCTGAGGCCTACCGGCAGGCGCAGTCGATCGTCGGGAAGGCAGATGCCGAAGCGATTAATATTTACGCCGGCTCTTATGAGCAGAACCCCGAATTTTACTCGCTCCTTAAGACATTGGAAACATATAAAGGCACTATCGACGAAAATTCAACGCTGATCCTGACTACCGACAGCGATTACTACAAATACCTTAAGGCCCTGGGTAATTAGAACACAAAATCTCGCGCCGGACCGATACTGGTAAAACGCAGTATAAAGTCCGCCTATCCCGCGCAGACGTTGTTTATGGCCAAACAATAATCTGATATTTCCCGGGAAAACTTTCAGTGAGGAGTCTTGTCATGAAGAAGGTGCTTCTTATTTCATTTGAATACCCCGTCGGTAAGTCATATTGCGGCGGGGTAGGTCAGATCGTAGAACAGAGCAGGGACAGCCTGTTGGCTATGGGCTACGAAACTTACGTCCTTATAAGCTCTGATTTTGCCAGGAAATACCCGGTTAAACTGCTGTTTCCGAACGGTTCCATAAAACGCTACCGCAATCTCGGGGCGTTCCTGAGAGAATATGACTGGTGTAAATTTGGCTACATAATCCATCATTTTGTGAACTGGACCAGCGAGCTTAAGAAAATTAAAATGCAAAAAGGAAGAAAACCTAAGATTATATATCATTTTCACAGCATATTAAGAAGGGAAAAAGAATCCGGATTCCGGACGTTAAACCACTTCCTGCGCAATCAGGAGAAGATGATTGAATTGGCGGAAAGGATAATCTGCCCTTCCGCTTATGAATACGATAATTTCATCAGATATTTCCCTTCTTCCATAGACAAGGTGGTTGTTATTGAGAATACGATCGAGACCTTCAGGGCGGACAGAAAGAGGATCGAAGAGATAAGGGATACGCACAACATAAAAAGGAACGACATTGTTTCGCTTTATGTGGGCAGGCTTGAGAGGATAAAGGGGGCCCATATTCTGCTTGAGGAAGCGCACAGGATCCTCGAGAGGCGCCGGCATCTTAAACTCTTTTTTGTAGGGAGGTCGCTGGAGAAAGACCTGTATAAAAGGTTGTTAAAGCTCTGCAGGAGATTCCCAGGCCAGTTCTTTTATAAAAGGCATCTGGAGAAAAGCGAATTGTTCCAATATTATTATTTAAGCGATATCTATATAAACAGTTCCTTAAGCGAATCGTTTTCTTTGAGCACCCACGAAGGAGCGTTTTGCGGCAATGCCCTGCTTTTAAACCGGCTTCCGGTTTTGGAGAAGTTCAAGCGCGCCGCGTTATTTTTCGACGCGAATAACGGGGATTTTTCCGATAAATACGAGGCATTGATAAGAAATCGCGCTTTAAGAAAGAAACTCGCGGGCAGAGCACGGGAAGTTGCCAATAAATTTATCCACGGCAACAGGTTTAAAAATAATCTTTGCAAACTTATTAATAGCTTTGCGGTTGAGGGTAAAATTTAACGGCATATACCCGCTTTGCCCGCATCTTCATACAAATTCCCCTTGTAGAGTTATAAGGTGGGGGAGTATAATAAGAACCATGATAATTTATGAAGAAGTACTGCGTGAATTTCAGAAGCAAAAGGTAAGGTATGTTTTAGTTGGAGGCATAGCCTTTAATTTGCTTGGAGGATACAGAAGCACCTTTGATATGGACATCATTGTTGAGATGACCGATACAAACCTGCGCGGGGTCGTCCAGATATTAAAAAAGTCAGGTTTTCGCCTCAAACAGCCGATTGATCCGATTAGCATAGCTGATAAGGATATACGCGATGACTTAATCAGGCGCAAACATATAAAGGCAATCAACTTTTACAAGGACAAGAAGAGCTATGAAGAGATAGACATAATTATCAAATCACCGGTGGATTTCAAGAGAGCTATCAAGAACGCGAAGAGAATTAAAGTAGGGAGATTGGCGCTTCCGGTTATCGCTCCAGCAGATCTAATAAAGATGAAAAAGGCTATAGGGCGTAGCAGAGATAAAGAGGACATAAAGGAATTAAGAACCATTCAGAGGATGAAATGATATCTAAGTGGGAAACTCAGAAGGAGAAGATATTGAGAGGCCTTGAGGTATCGCCCAAGAATAAGCTGGAGGCCTTGAGGTTAATGAACGAGTTGGCAGACAGGGTTCTCTCGTATCGCCAGAAACTCATACGCCGTAAATTAAGGGCCTGAGAAACAACCGAGCCAGCCCGCGCAGTGATATAATCGTAAAAAAGGAGGCAGAGATGGAAAACTCGGTATTCATAGCGAAGATTTTTGGCCTGTGTTATCTGATCCTTGGAGTGGGCTTTATGTTCAATCGCAAGGCCTTTCAGCAGGTAATGGATGACTTCTGCAAAAATGCCGCCCTCGTATTTTACGGCGGGATGCTGGCGCTTGTTATCGGGGTCGTGATCATACTTAACCATAACATATGGGTGGCTGACTGGACTGTGATGATCACAGTCATCGGCTGGCTGGCGCTCATCAAGGGCATATGGATAATTATCCTGCCGAATACAGTATCTAAATTCATGCAGATCTACAGGGACAACGAATGCCTGCTGGCCGCCCATTCGGCTCTTGTGCTTATATTGGGCGCTGTCTTGACTTACTTCGGGTTCTTCGCGGCATAGGTAGAGGAGGGAATAGATGTATAGAGAACAGATCAAGGTGCTGGACTGCACTATCCGCGATGGCGGGCTTATCAATGATCATAACTTTGAACGCGAATTTGTGCGCAAGGTATATAAGGCCATCTCGCTGGCGGGCGTTGACTATATGGAGATCGGCTACAAGAATTCCAAAAAACTCTTTTCCCCCAAAGAGTACGGCCTGTGGAAGTTCTGCGACGACGATGAGATAAAGCGGCTGAAAGAGGGGGTGGAGTCCCGCACAAAGATCTCTGTCATGGTGGATGTCGGGCGCGTGGACACAGAGGAGATAAATCCTTCTGCCGAGAGCCCCGTTGATATGATACGGGTGGCCTCTTATGTCAAGGAGATAGACAAGGCCATACACCTTGTGAATAACTTTGCCGAAAAGGGCTATGAGACCACCATCAACATAATGGCGATATCCCGCGACCAGGGCGCTGAGTTGGACGAGGCGCTTCATCAGATAGAGGAAGAGAGCAGGGTAGGCGTGGTCTATATCGTGGACAGCTTCGGCGCGCTTTATCAGGAGCCGGTTGAATGGCTGGTGAAGAGATTTAAGGGCATATTGAAGACCAGGGAGGTGGGCTTCCACGGCCATAACCATCAGCAGCTGGCCTTCGGCAATACCATTGAGGCGATCATCCACAACGCCAACTATCTTGACGCCACGGTCTATGGCATCGGCCGCGCCGCGGGTAACTGCCCGCTGGAGTTGCTGATCGGCTTCCTGAAGAACCCGAAGTTTGACATCAGGCCCATACTTGATCTGATATCTCAGGAGTTTGTGCCGTTAAGGGACAAGATAGAATGGGGATATATCATACCTTACGCCATATCCGGCATGATGAATGAGCATCCCCGCGCGGCGATGGCGCTGCGCAAGAGCAGTAAAAAGGAAAATTACCGCGAGTTTTACGAAGGCCTGATGAACCCGGAGTTGGATTAGGCATGGATGTGGAGCAGTTCAAGCGGCAGCCGGTCTTAGGCATACTACGCGGGATAGAAGCGGATGTAGTTGAGCCGCTTGTTGAGGCGCTGGCCTCATCCGGCCTCAAGGCCGTTGAAGTGACGATGAACACATCAGGCGCGCCTGACTTGATCAGGCAGATGGTCAAGTCAGCCAACGGCCGCCTGACAATAGGGGCAGGCACTGTTTTGGATATGGATGAGCTTCGGCTGGCGCTTGATTCCGGAGCCACATTCATTGTTTCCCCCATATTAGTGCCCGCTGTAGTGAAATATTGCGCCAAAAAGAAGATACCCGTATTTCCCGGCGCGCTGACCCCGCGGGAGATATACAATGCCTGGATGGCAGGAGCTACTATGGTGAAGGTGTTCCCTGTCAGCTTTTTCGGCCCGGAATACATTAAGGAGATAAAAGGGCCTTTTAAGGATATACCGCTGCTTGCCTGCGGCGGCGTGACCCCGGAGAATATCCGCCTGTTTTTTTCCCGCGGCGCCTCGGCGGTCGCCTTCGGCGGCAGCATATTTAAGAAAGAGTGGTTTGAGCAGAAGAAATTTTCACTTATCACCGAGCGCGTAAAGGCGCTGCTTTCCGGCATGCGGCCTGTTTAACGCCTCGCGCAGTTTTTTATTGTTTTAATCCCTTAAACAGGTATAATAGCGAAAAGAAGGAGGTGGTATGACCAAGAGGCTTTGTTATGCCGCGGTGATCGCTATTTTCACGTTTTTTGTTTCGGGTTGCGCATTACTTAATACGGCCTTAGGCGTGGCTGCTGCTTACGCTGTTTATCAGGCAACTAAATAACACTAATATCAGGAGGCAATGGAAATGAACAGGATGTTTTATGGCTTGGTTCTCGTGAGTTTGTTTTTTGTTCTTGGCTGCGGGCAGCAACCTCAGGAAGAGGCCATTAGCGAGGAAATGGAACCGGCAGACAGCCTTATCCAGGAGGGCGTTGGGGCATCCGTTACCGAGGTAAAACCGCTCGCGCAAACGGCGCAACAGCCGGTCGCGGCAGCGGCGCAGCAGGCAACAGAGAGGCCGTCATCCATAAATGAGATACAGCAGGCATTAAAGAACGCCGGGCTTTATCAGGGCGCGATTGACGGAAAGATGGGGCCGATGACCAGGGAGGCGATAGAAACATTCCAGGCGAACAACGCGCTGGAAGTGGACGGCAAGGTAGGGCCGCGTACCTGGGAGAAATTAAAGGCATACCTGAACGCCGCAACCCCATCTGACTAAGGCATTTTGCCGCTTAAATTTATTGAAGATTTTAGTTGACAAACGGCAAAAGCGGCATATAATAGCTCAAGCAGTAGATGGTAGTAAATAAAGGAGTAGGAATCTTGGCCCGTAAGGATAAGAAAACACTCTCCTTACGGTTTTTTTGCAGTTCCGCCATTATTTACTACGCTAAATTAAAAGAAAGGAGGGTAGTAAGTAATGGCAAAAGGTAAAGTGAAGTGGTTCAGCAACCAGAAGGGTTATGGCTTCATCACCACCGAGTCAGGCACGGATGTATTCGTACATCACAGCGCGATTCAGGGTGACGGCTATAAAACTCTGGAAGAGGGTCAGGAAGTAGAGTTTGAAGTGGAAAAGGGCCCTAAAGGCGATCAAGCCAAGAACGTAGTCAAGTTGTAAACTGAGAAAATACAGTTGTACAATATAGACGGAACGAGGCACTGAGTAATCAGTGCCTCGTTTTTTTGATATACAAATATTTATAAATTGCTATAATATATTAATAATATTATAGATGTCAAAAAATGAAAGGGGATGAGGCATGATCGAGAAGAGCGAATTCAAGGGGAAACCGGTTATTATTCTAAAGCGGAATGAAGAAGACAAGTATCCTTTTTCCTTCGGCTTGTCCAAGGCGCGGCTGATATTGGAGAACATGGAAGAGATAAAGCGGTTTGTGGAAGAAAACGAGACAAAACAGTAATCTATCCGCGGGTATAAGATGCAGAAGCAGAGAAAATCATTAGGCGAGAGCCTGGTAGATGAAGGCGTCATAACCGCCGAACAGCTCAATAAGGCCAAAGAGGAAGAGAAGAGGAGCGGCCAGAGGTTAAGAAAGGCCCTGGTGAAATTAGGCATCATCGCGGAAGAGGACCTGGTCGCCTTCCTGGGTACCAGGCTGGGGCTTCCCCGCGTAGAGCTGGATAACTATCTCATAGACCAGAAGGTAATTGACCTGGTGCCTGAAGAGTCAGCCAGAAAATACGAGCTCATCCCCGTGCTAAAGATAGGCAACCGCCTTACCTGCGCCATGGTCGACCCGTGGAACGTCTTTGCACTGGATGATCTAAGGATGAAGACCGGGCTGATTATTGAGCCGGCGGTGGCGACTACGGATGAAATAAAGAAGGCGCTCAGCCGTTATTACGGGGCAAGGGGCGGCATTGAAGAGATAATCAAGGCCATTGACGCCGAAGGCGTGGGCATAGACATAGACAAGTCCGATGACATCAAAAAGATAGAAGAGATCGTCGCGGAGCCGGTAATAATAAAGCTGGTGAACTTGATCATTATGAAGGCCGTAAGCGCCAGGGCCAGCGATATCCATATAGAGCCGGAG
Proteins encoded in this region:
- a CDS encoding LTA synthase family protein — translated: MEIAGLGLDVVTVRSITSESALVVLPLALLPVFMRKGAAALLVSFFSLLIFADILYRRYFGIPVPFWSLAEAHQLIEWRESVYGIVSLRDMVLLFFPLGILLFVLGYKNSIRFQRPLGGLRIICRYIFIFLVFLAIGLPSIRLLYSNMHDYSNRDRVCREGLFLQRWGVLNNHLFDLLRLIRESCLRSRLSPDAERKLRAFFEKRAEGAKDAGTFGLARGKNLLLIQVESLEQFVIGKKINGQEVTPFLNRLSEEALYYPYIFDQTADGTSSDADFCVLNSLHPLNRGAVVFRRPYNHFVALPRLLKDAGYTTFSAQAIVRDTWNMAVVYPRYGIEHSLFLEEMGEGELLGRRFADHIFLSRMVRDLEKLRRPFFAFLATIISHYPFDNIPDEYKSLDLGKIEGTMLGDYLHCMYYEDKCIGQFLRDLKSAGLLKDTVVVIYGDHRARLPVNADLLQFAVPDAEALSEQMLEAGLSRVPLFIRIPGDNPKGIMPVVGGHVDIAPTLLHLLGIERPRCFIGNSLIGTGPKTAVLSQPLMSKVSDGRVLMPNRGRCLEFPSGKPLSIRACEDLSFSAREELDTSRAVILHDLAREIKGGGD
- a CDS encoding phosphatidylserine decarboxylase — translated: MIWPGRSKEAAIRNIFKAIHIAYEARYVLLAALSFCLAFCLIFPDQRYIFIAACALLLLFFRDPARDIPDDPFAIVAPADGRIADIDIVRVEELGKEFLRIGIYLSIFDVHVQRLPYNGEIEKVEYKKGRFHIASGHKAAVHNESNTVAIKTECGAMLVKQICGSIVRRIVCNVAPRKMVTKGERLGMIMFGSRVELYISPRTELLVGVGDKVAAGQTFMGRCIVP
- the hflK gene encoding FtsH protease activity modulator HflK; the encoded protein is MEWQNVPTPDEIIDIGKKKFSNYGGYVTWIALALIIIAGLKSAVYSIGPDEVGVIQRFGKYSALSSPGLHAKIPFIDRVTPIKVEKIFKEEFGIRSMDKGPRAGRYYGADLEESLMLTGDLNILDVRWIVQFKIKDPIKLLFIVRDPLKIIRDVSEIVMRRFVGDYTVDEVLTIKREEIDHLAQVEMQKILDDYQTGVQVITVKLLDVNPPDKVKPAFNEVNEAKQEKEKMINQAWEAYNKAIPKARGEAERTIREAEGYSLDKINRAKGESDRFLITLSEYQKAPEITRKRLYLETLAEVLPKAKEKYVIDPRQSSILPLLDIGKKGGTKQ
- the hflC gene encoding protease modulator HflC; its protein translation is MKEGKLGTIVGLVFSLAIIVVFAFASGALFIVDETKQVVVTQFGKPVGEPITSAGLHFKTPFIQQAHYFEKRLLEWDGEPNQIPTKDKKYIWVDTMARWKIVDALKFLQSVGNELSAGSRLNDIINSATRDAVTGNLLVEAVRDSNRILESKDLGDDAIVSEEALERIETGRQKLTRAILEKAKVLAPQYGIEIMDVRVKRINYVEEVRNKVYDRMIAERKRAAEKYRSEGFGKSAEIEGQTGKELKLITSEAYRQAQSIVGKADAEAINIYAGSYEQNPEFYSLLKTLETYKGTIDENSTLILTTDSDYYKYLKALGN
- a CDS encoding glycosyltransferase family 4 protein → MKKVLLISFEYPVGKSYCGGVGQIVEQSRDSLLAMGYETYVLISSDFARKYPVKLLFPNGSIKRYRNLGAFLREYDWCKFGYIIHHFVNWTSELKKIKMQKGRKPKIIYHFHSILRREKESGFRTLNHFLRNQEKMIELAERIICPSAYEYDNFIRYFPSSIDKVVVIENTIETFRADRKRIEEIRDTHNIKRNDIVSLYVGRLERIKGAHILLEEAHRILERRRHLKLFFVGRSLEKDLYKRLLKLCRRFPGQFFYKRHLEKSELFQYYYLSDIYINSSLSESFSLSTHEGAFCGNALLLNRLPVLEKFKRAALFFDANNGDFSDKYEALIRNRALRKKLAGRAREVANKFIHGNRFKNNLCKLINSFAVEGKI
- a CDS encoding aldolase catalytic domain-containing protein → MYREQIKVLDCTIRDGGLINDHNFEREFVRKVYKAISLAGVDYMEIGYKNSKKLFSPKEYGLWKFCDDDEIKRLKEGVESRTKISVMVDVGRVDTEEINPSAESPVDMIRVASYVKEIDKAIHLVNNFAEKGYETTINIMAISRDQGAELDEALHQIEEESRVGVVYIVDSFGALYQEPVEWLVKRFKGILKTREVGFHGHNHQQLAFGNTIEAIIHNANYLDATVYGIGRAAGNCPLELLIGFLKNPKFDIRPILDLISQEFVPLRDKIEWGYIIPYAISGMMNEHPRAAMALRKSSKKENYREFYEGLMNPELD
- a CDS encoding bifunctional 4-hydroxy-2-oxoglutarate aldolase/2-dehydro-3-deoxy-phosphogluconate aldolase, whose translation is MDVEQFKRQPVLGILRGIEADVVEPLVEALASSGLKAVEVTMNTSGAPDLIRQMVKSANGRLTIGAGTVLDMDELRLALDSGATFIVSPILVPAVVKYCAKKKIPVFPGALTPREIYNAWMAGATMVKVFPVSFFGPEYIKEIKGPFKDIPLLACGGVTPENIRLFFSRGASAVAFGGSIFKKEWFEQKKFSLITERVKALLSGMRPV
- a CDS encoding peptidoglycan-binding domain-containing protein, producing the protein MEMNRMFYGLVLVSLFFVLGCGQQPQEEAISEEMEPADSLIQEGVGASVTEVKPLAQTAQQPVAAAAQQATERPSSINEIQQALKNAGLYQGAIDGKMGPMTREAIETFQANNALEVDGKVGPRTWEKLKAYLNAATPSD
- a CDS encoding cold-shock protein, which encodes MAKGKVKWFSNQKGYGFITTESGTDVFVHHSAIQGDGYKTLEEGQEVEFEVEKGPKGDQAKNVVKL